In the Rhinolophus ferrumequinum isolate MPI-CBG mRhiFer1 chromosome 12, mRhiFer1_v1.p, whole genome shotgun sequence genome, AGACAGACTCTTGGGAAACCCCACAAAAACAATGATGAATGGTCATATGATTTCTGTGATCTCCATTCATTTCCGTGGGTTATTGGGCTCCATTTCGGTTTGAATTCCGAAACTTAGCCATGTATAATTAAAGCAATACATCAAGTCAAAAAGCAAGATTTGGATTCTGAATCCTTAGTCACTGTTATTCGCCTACTGACcagttcattcttctttattttctaagcatGGCTGTGTTCTCTCTTCTAGATGCCAGGCGTGTAGCTATAGTGACCTGCTATGGTCTCATGATTATGTTCCCATAAAATTTACATGTGGACGTCTGAGCCCCTGAAGTGATGACGTAATGTGACgaggaaatttggaaataatgaGGGCCTGAGGGAGCAACCtggtgaatgggattagtgccctcataaaaGAGGCCTGAGCTAgatccctccctctcctgccatgtgaggatacaggaGAACTCGGCATTATGTCCCCAAGAAGCAGGCTCTCCTCCAAAGCCAACCATGCTGACACCCTCATGTTCATTTCAGCCTGTAGACCTGTGAGCAAGAGATGTCTGCTCTTTACAAGATGCTGACTCTATGCTCTTCTCTTAAAGTaacctgaatggactaagacgtACCCGACCTAATTTCTTCTCAGAATACATCCCCGGGGTCCGTAAAATAcctgaaaagagagaaatcattttCCTCAACCTTGGCATCTAGTCCAGTCCCTATTATTTCAGGAGCACAGTCAATATTCATAAAGAGAATAACGACGGTAACTACGGGACAAGGAATAATACCAACATACACTAGATTGATATGAATTGAGTGAACTATAGATCTAAATAAGTTGTAAATTCTTCATGGTTCTCTGAAGGAggttataattgaaatttgcatgaggcagtattttaaaagattgttggGTCTAGGAGATAATTTACTTCAAGtttgtattttcaatatttagacTATCAGGGTGAGAATCACAGGCCTCTTCCTAAATAGAAGATTCACGCTCTGCTTTTATTTCAGGGATCCTTGAGAACCTGCAAGGAGCTACCAGATCAGACTTTCCTCGTCTCCCCGGGTAATAAGGAAGCAACTTGCACTTTACACTGTGTTCTGAGACCTCGTCTACACACTCGTGGCCATTCTTTAACTTTAGCTTGTGCCTCGAGAATCAACCTGAATGCTTCTTCGCAGGATCACTGATGCTATGAGCTGTAACTAGTGACATCCATGCTATGTCTCCCAGAGTTTCATTTGTAGAATCAGACTTGCAGTTGTATTGATAAAGTTAGGGCAGCACATTGGTAAGAATAACACATGGGTTATTTTTTTCACCTACAAGAGCATTAGGACAAATAGCAGAAAAATGAACAGTGGTCGTATGCACTGAACTTGTCTCCTCTCCCCATTAGTCCCTAGAGTAGAGTCCGTTTCTGAACTTATTGCACTTAGACATCCCAGGAGAATAAATTCAGAACAACTACTGTGAGTGTAACTCATATTGCCCTGCAGAGACCTGGCCCTTGAAAACACCCCACGTGATCTGCCATAATTCTCCCTTTACAACTGAGTGGTACAGACTTCAGTACCACAGACAAATGTGGCATAACATGTTGAATATGGCAAAGTCACACAATAGAAAGTACCCATGACCTTGAATCACTGCAGAACAACCAACCAGGGAGTCCTCTGTTGAGGAAAGATTGCATTCTGTTCTTACACAAAGGAACGGTAAATTTTTATAATGATCAATTTCTGAATGGTTTTCTGTTCATCACGTAGAACAGCTACCATTAACTTAACTGACAAATGTGTTTAACAAAGCACTACCCTGATGAaccttcctccccccaaaaatggaCTTTACACTTTGGACAGCAAATGCTGTCCTGACCCCCAAACTCCCCAAAAAAACACCGTTAAACAGATTACCGaaattgtattataaaattatttatttgaaaaggtaGTTCTTTTCCCTAAGTATAATTTTGTAGAATCAtgatttaaattgattttcttaaataagCCCCTAATTTTGGTTTCAGCAATTTCTCAGCTGGTGCCGAGAAGTGAATTGTGAGTGTCTGGAGGCTTAGCAAACAGTGTCATCTAATAGGGAGTCACGAATAtaactttcttctttgtttgcGGACTTTGCTTGAGGGTTGTTACATGAGAAAAAGGCGCACTTGAATTTCACTTCTGACAACCTCCCAAGCACAGgagctgtatttctttttcttcagatacTTAAGGATCCCGAGGAAGTACCTCCGGATACGAATTCCCAAATAGTCGGGACAAAGCAGAGTTTCTTCTTTCGTCTGCCCCAGCTCTTCCACACTGTGATGAAGGCCAGAGAGCAGTTTGTCGAGGAGCGTGTGGTCCCAAGCTGCAGGGCTCTTGTCTGTGCTGAACAGGTTGAAGATCTGCTGGAGCATCAGGAGACACAAACAGGTGCGTTGTGTCTTCTGCATTCGGGAGATGTTCCCGCTTTCCCAAGGATTTCGGAAGTCGGTTCTGTCGTTCAGGCACAAGTGAGGGGGGATGCTTTTCAGCTGTCCCGTAAGACTGAAGATTTCCCGTTTTACTAGGCTGTGGATCCAAGGCAGGTCCCCGCCAAGAGAACAAGCCGGGATGGAGCCCAGCATCACTCCTGCCACTAGCCACCAACAGATCCGGGCCATCGCGAATTGGACGATTCGCTAGACGTCCTGCAGGGGGAGCGCGGGCACCGCTCCACAGCGCAAAGGGTCCTCCGTGGGTTCTCTGAAAAGCGTGCTTCTCGAGCTGGCCGCAAGAGGGCGCGCGAACGCAGACTCGGCAGCCTTTCTGTCGGTCGGGTCGCGCAGAGAAAAGTCCACGGCCCCATTGAGGAAGTAACTCCGTGCTGCTTTAATAGTGCAGGAAAGAAAAGTCCCTTTCGGCGGCCCGGAGGGCTGAAGACGGGGCTTTGCCGTGGCCTCGCCGGGGACATGTTTCTTAGGGACCGAGCACAGAAGCTCGCATTTGCTGCGCTTTCCCCCAGTTTTGTGCTTTCCTTTCGCACAGAAACTCTAGCGAGGCCACTTTTACAAAGAATCCGTTTACTGAGGGATTCGAGGCTCGGAATCCGCACACGTTTAGTCGTTTTTACAGCTTCGGGACAGTGTCTGTGCGAGATGCTGACAGATTCAGAGACGGAGGAACACGGAAACCAAGGGATGTAACAGGACAGCGTTGGGGACGCCATCGGAGTGAGTGGGGGCGCGGCCACCCTGGGGGCCCGAGGCCGGGAAGAAACTGCTCCCGGGACAGGCTTTGTGACTTTCATGGTGACTTTGCAACGTTACAGCGTTACAAGGTGGTGGGGTAAAGTattgaaaagatgaaaagttGGAACATTAAATCCGCGTTTTatcaaaatactgaaatattgtaacattaaggaaaaatatcaaaggtaagatgttgaaaatatttttcacatttcaactTAAAACAGcgtttaattaaactttttaaaagtttaagatcCTTTAATCTTAAAAAGTTTAAGATCCAAAcgtaatatttacaaaatattttttaaccttaAGACTATTAAGACAGCATTTTACTTAACTTCATTGAAACTGTATTTTATGTACACCGAAACAAGAATTgaagataattttactttcttagcCTTAGGGGAAGTGAACTCATTACTATTTTCAAGATTACTTCTTTACTTGTTTTCGTGTTTGACAATTTCTGGTGAGTCCGTGacaattttcaataatttttattgaatttgacATTACTGGAACAGCTTTCATAGGATTCCACCTTGACAATGCTCTTTAAAAGGAAAGTTAGAGTTGTGTAAAAGCAGTGGAGGACAGTTAGATTTTCTTTCGACACAATGAAGAGAACTATATGAATTAACGTTTGTTATTCAGAATTTTAGCAACTGCATGGAACTTGCCAGAATTTTACTTGTATGGGGCCCCCATCCTCTGTAAGACTCTCAGGGCCTCGCAATACAAGgtcatttcttgtcttttaaattttgatattttgttcatcatggacgTTTCggcattaattttcattttttagcatTGAATGAAAATAGTATTTATCTTCATTACTTAGATTTGGTGCCTTCTCAACTTCCGTGTCCGGGGAACATAATCACTTTACCCCAGTATTAATCCAACAGATGGCTTTTGAATTAGAGTGTTGTGATCTTCAGTGGCTGAAAATCTCAGAATGTCTCATTTCCCATCatcctctccacccctcccccttttaattcttttaccgTTTTCCTGGTCTTTACCACTTTTTAATTTGATCTGTGCCTTAACATAATATCACCAGAGGTATTCTGAATCTGCGGGTGAGGAAAGGGATTATTTAGCTCATTTATAGGATTCATAGAGCagccatttgtttttttgtttgcctttgaCAACTTTCCTCCATTCTGGTTTTCTGCAGAGAGTTTCAAGTGTGCTGTAAGATTTCCCTCAATTAACGTGCCAGGCACCGATCTAAGGGTGGAAACGAGGGCCTGTTTCTTCAAAGTCCTACATACAAGCCCCTCTCCTAGAGTTTCCACTGGGGAACCTCACCACGCACACACCCGACAGTGTGAAAAGAGCTGCAATGAAAGCTTCTCTTGGCTTGGCTGAACATGGACTATACGATTACCATATGTTACCTTAATACTAAAGGCAGCCATCACTCGCTATGTTCAGATTCTCAGCCTGTCCTTTGCAAATTTTTTGTTTAACCTTTACAATTTCCTATGTGACCACTAGTAAAGTTCTTTCGGTGTTTTAAGAGCGGAAATGAAAATCTGATATCATTTCAATTCAGGAGCCACAGATTTTTGAAGCAAGTGAAGCTTTCAGCTGACTTCCAGTCCCTCCTCTTCATCAGTTCCCTTTGCTCTGAGCTGCACTGAGCATGCTCGCACTTTATTAATCCTAATGGAGCCTTTATCGTCTGTCCTCCCTGCTCCCTGGAGACCAGTCAGCATCCCTGTCTTACTTTCCCTGAATCCACATTGCAAAGCACTTTGTCTCCTCTGTGCAGGCAACACCTCTTGGGTGACAGAATGAAGAGCACTGCATGAATTAACCCTTAGTGTTAACCCTTAATCTGTCCTGATAGCACAAA is a window encoding:
- the LOC117032091 gene encoding interferon omega-1-like, with amino-acid sequence MARICWWLVAGVMLGSIPACSLGGDLPWIHSLVKREIFSLTGQLKSIPPHLCLNDRTDFRNPWESGNISRMQKTQRTCLCLLMLQQIFNLFSTDKSPAAWDHTLLDKLLSGLHHSVEELGQTKEETLLCPDYLGIRIRRYFLGILKYLKKKKYSSCAWEVVRSEIQVRLFLM